From Terriglobales bacterium:
CCGTTCCGCAACCTCTTCATCAAGATTGTTCATGAGCATGCGCATGGCCGCTTCCTGCTGCCAGCCCTTGCAGGAAATGCGGTTTCCGCGCGGCGCGCTAATTGGGGTATAGGTGGAGTGGTTGATTTCGGTTTCAACCGGCATAAGGATCAATGTTAGTGGGTTCTACCAAGTGGCGCAATTCGGGGTTCGGGCCTGCGAATCTTCACCACGAACTATAGGGTGTGCCTTCGGAGCTCACCTGATTTGATCCGCTATGCACATCAATGATGCCGGGCTGCTGCTGGTCCACGCTGAGCAGCGTGTCTTCTTGATCAGTTGTCCATGTTTCTGTGGACGCAGTGAAGGGGTCTTTAGGAATGGACTTCAAATAACCTGCTGAGATCAGGTCTTCCAAAGACTGCGGTGCCTTTTGTTTGTCCAAGGTGTACTGTGAAATCAGGCTGCGCAGCTGGAACAGGTCGTCTTTCAGCACCGTCTCCCGCGCGCGCAGAATTGAGGTCTTGTAAATCGGCGTCGCAATCGAATACAGAATCAGCAGGATGCTGATCACCATCATCAACTCGATGAGGGTGAAGCCGCCGCTGCGCGATTTGGGTTTCCCGCTCACCATTCTGAATACTTTGTCCCGTCCAGTGCTGTTCCCGGCGATTTCGTGAAAACATCAAACACGTTCTGCCCGCCCCAGGAGTCAGAAGTAGGGTCGTCCTGCATCGAGCGCAAACCCCACTCGTTTTTACCGGTCATCGG
This genomic window contains:
- a CDS encoding prepilin-type N-terminal cleavage/methylation domain-containing protein produces the protein MVSGKPKSRSGGFTLIELMMVISILLILYSIATPIYKTSILRARETVLKDDLFQLRSLISQYTLDKQKAPQSLEDLISAGYLKSIPKDPFTASTETWTTDQEDTLLSVDQQQPGIIDVHSGSNQVSSEGTPYSSW